In one window of Demequina sp. NBRC 110054 DNA:
- a CDS encoding alpha/beta-hydrolase family protein yields the protein MPGTMLDEEPSAPASAARPPRRALREIPPRVFEPTFSGVGLVIGAYFIALSLLPSLLPRLPAVQGIASAVSFMIGYGIGAAGHAAWNYLQIPNLRGRWVHLVSGLMLAVVGVLTGLAIWQWVGWQNEIRDLFGMSELSPTAWPIVIGVGLLTTAAILTGARALRLLFRTAYRWLDKWMPHRLAVAIGTIVLLVVLNLAFSGLLVRGFFAASNAGFSVVDTHDRPGVEETESELRSGGPGSLVSWEDLGRQGRYFISTGPSADDLDDYWGGGSLEPIRVYVGLRSADTLEDRADLLLQELIRTGAFDRQAIVLGTVTGTGYLDPNSVDTLDYLYQGDIAIAGVQYSYLPSWISVLADQEITAETSRAVFRAVYVYWSTLPEDERPELYLYGLSLGSYGVESVLSSPDILNEPIDGALMAGPTFVNPTHTELTAARDEGSTAWLPIVGEGRTVRFMAGLDSLDEPTGTWGDTRVVYLQHGSDPVGMFSPTLTWSEPDWLAGEERAPDVSPRMDWFPLVTVWQVLLDMPTAGSVPDGYGHMYSHTENLIAWVAITQPDGWTDADTDALAAYLEERAEEQESLVARLDS from the coding sequence GTGCCAGGGACGATGCTGGACGAGGAGCCGAGCGCGCCAGCGAGCGCCGCACGGCCTCCCCGGCGCGCGCTGCGCGAGATCCCGCCACGCGTGTTCGAGCCCACCTTCTCCGGAGTGGGGCTCGTGATCGGCGCGTACTTCATCGCGCTGTCGCTGCTCCCCTCACTCCTGCCGCGCCTGCCGGCGGTCCAGGGCATCGCCTCGGCGGTGTCGTTCATGATCGGATACGGCATCGGCGCTGCGGGCCACGCCGCGTGGAACTACCTGCAGATCCCGAACCTGCGCGGCCGATGGGTGCATCTGGTCTCGGGCCTGATGCTGGCGGTCGTCGGCGTGCTGACGGGCCTCGCGATCTGGCAGTGGGTCGGCTGGCAGAACGAGATCCGCGACCTGTTCGGGATGTCGGAGCTGAGCCCGACCGCGTGGCCGATCGTGATCGGCGTCGGCCTCCTCACCACCGCCGCGATCCTCACCGGCGCGCGCGCCCTGCGGCTGCTGTTCCGCACGGCCTATCGCTGGCTCGACAAGTGGATGCCGCATCGTCTCGCGGTCGCGATCGGGACAATCGTGCTGCTCGTGGTCCTCAATCTCGCGTTCTCCGGCCTGCTGGTCCGGGGGTTCTTCGCGGCCTCGAATGCGGGCTTCTCCGTCGTCGACACCCACGACCGCCCGGGGGTCGAGGAGACGGAGTCGGAGCTGCGCTCGGGCGGCCCCGGCTCACTCGTCTCGTGGGAGGACCTGGGGCGCCAGGGCCGCTACTTCATCTCGACCGGCCCGTCCGCCGACGACCTCGACGACTACTGGGGCGGCGGCTCGCTCGAGCCGATCCGCGTGTACGTCGGGCTACGGTCCGCGGACACTCTCGAGGATCGCGCCGACCTGCTGCTCCAGGAGCTGATCCGCACCGGGGCGTTCGACCGCCAGGCGATCGTGCTCGGCACCGTGACCGGCACCGGCTACCTGGACCCGAACAGCGTCGACACCCTCGACTACCTCTACCAGGGCGACATCGCGATCGCGGGCGTGCAGTACTCGTACCTGCCCAGCTGGATCTCGGTGCTCGCGGACCAGGAGATCACCGCGGAGACCTCGCGCGCGGTCTTCCGCGCGGTCTACGTGTACTGGTCGACGCTCCCCGAGGACGAGCGGCCCGAGCTGTACCTCTACGGACTCTCGCTCGGCTCGTACGGCGTCGAGTCCGTGCTGAGCTCCCCCGACATCCTCAACGAGCCGATCGACGGCGCGCTCATGGCCGGCCCCACATTCGTGAACCCGACGCACACCGAGCTCACCGCCGCGCGCGACGAGGGCAGCACCGCATGGCTCCCGATCGTGGGCGAGGGCAGGACGGTGCGCTTCATGGCGGGGCTCGACTCGCTCGACGAGCCGACGGGCACGTGGGGCGACACGCGCGTCGTCTATCTCCAGCACGGCTCCGACCCGGTCGGGATGTTCTCTCCGACGCTGACCTGGAGCGAGCCCGACTGGCTCGCGGGCGAGGAGCGGGCGCCCGACGTGTCCCCGCGCATGGACTGGTTCCCCCTGGTGACGGTGTGGCAGGTGCTGCTCGATATGCCGACCGCGGGTTCCGTGCCCGACGGCTACGGCCACATGTACTCGCATACGGAGAACCTCATCGCGTGGGTCGCGATCACGCAGCCCGACGGCTGGACCGACGCCGACACCGACGCGCTCGCCGCATATCTCGAGGAGCGCGCGGAGGAGCAGGAGTCGCTGGTCGCGCGACTCGACAGCTGA
- the ybaL gene encoding YbaL family putative K(+) efflux transporter codes for MLHHAPLLLTIAAGLVVAFVLGFAAQKVKLSPIVGYLAAGIIIGPYTPGYTGDVEIATQLSEIGVILLMFGVGLHFSLGDLLSVKKVAIPGAVVQMTLATALGTMLGHYLGWGWGPSLLFGLALSVASTVVMLRGLEDRGLLDTRAGHIAIGWLIVEDLAMVVALVVIPVVGGGDASGAELAQELAWTALKVGAFIAIMVLFGRRAIPWILARTADTGSRELFTLGVLALSLGVAVGAAAVFEVSFALGAFFAGTILKESELAHRAGEDSQPLRDTFAVLFFVSVGMLVDPAIVIERPISFVGTVLAIVVGKGLGAYALVRLMKYSKSMSLVIAAALAQIGEFSFILVTLGAEYDILSEDAQNLILAGAIVSIVINPALFAWASRSYVAKVTDDQASGETGPITYVGEGHTIVVTYGRVGRRIAAGLWARGLPAVVISDDEDHVHEIREAGHEAILGNAVRSKVLRAAGIERAHTVLVGVPDPIQAGAVVAKIRRLAPDTTVIARGHRQVDIDYLMEMGASRVYVGVHEISDLMVAAAVDPEEPGA; via the coding sequence ATGTTGCACCATGCCCCGCTCCTCCTGACCATCGCCGCGGGACTGGTCGTCGCCTTCGTGCTGGGATTCGCCGCGCAGAAGGTCAAGCTCTCCCCCATCGTCGGCTACCTCGCGGCCGGCATCATCATCGGCCCGTACACGCCCGGCTACACGGGCGACGTCGAGATCGCGACCCAGCTGTCCGAGATCGGCGTGATCCTCCTGATGTTCGGCGTGGGCCTGCACTTCTCGCTCGGCGACCTGCTGAGCGTGAAGAAGGTCGCGATCCCCGGCGCGGTCGTGCAGATGACGCTCGCGACGGCGCTCGGGACGATGCTGGGTCACTACCTGGGATGGGGCTGGGGCCCCTCGTTGCTGTTCGGGCTCGCGCTGTCCGTCGCGTCGACCGTCGTCATGCTCCGCGGACTCGAGGACCGCGGCCTGCTGGACACGCGCGCGGGCCACATCGCGATCGGCTGGCTGATCGTCGAGGACCTTGCGATGGTCGTCGCGCTCGTCGTGATCCCCGTCGTCGGCGGGGGTGACGCCTCGGGCGCGGAGCTCGCGCAGGAGCTCGCATGGACCGCACTCAAGGTCGGCGCCTTCATCGCGATCATGGTCCTGTTCGGACGACGCGCGATCCCCTGGATCCTCGCGCGCACCGCGGACACGGGGTCACGCGAGCTGTTCACGCTCGGAGTGCTCGCGCTGAGCCTCGGCGTCGCGGTCGGCGCGGCCGCGGTCTTCGAGGTCTCCTTCGCGCTCGGCGCCTTCTTCGCGGGCACGATCCTCAAGGAGTCCGAGCTCGCGCACCGCGCCGGCGAGGACTCGCAGCCGCTGCGCGACACGTTCGCGGTGCTGTTCTTCGTCTCCGTCGGCATGCTCGTGGACCCGGCGATCGTCATCGAGCGGCCGATCTCCTTCGTCGGCACGGTCCTCGCGATCGTGGTCGGCAAGGGCCTTGGCGCATACGCCCTGGTCCGGCTCATGAAGTACTCGAAGTCGATGAGCCTCGTGATCGCGGCCGCACTCGCGCAGATCGGCGAGTTCTCGTTCATCCTCGTCACGCTCGGTGCCGAGTACGACATCCTCTCCGAGGACGCCCAGAACCTGATCCTTGCTGGCGCGATCGTGTCGATCGTCATCAACCCCGCGCTGTTCGCGTGGGCCTCGCGCTCGTATGTCGCGAAGGTCACCGACGATCAGGCGTCGGGCGAGACCGGCCCGATCACGTACGTCGGCGAGGGCCACACGATTGTCGTCACCTACGGACGCGTCGGCAGGCGCATCGCCGCGGGGCTGTGGGCGCGAGGCCTGCCCGCCGTCGTCATCTCGGACGACGAGGACCACGTCCACGAGATCCGCGAGGCCGGACACGAGGCGATCCTCGGCAACGCCGTGCGCTCGAAGGTGCTGCGCGCCGCCGGAATCGAGCGGGCGCACACGGTGCTCGTCGGCGTCCCCGACCCGATCCAGGCCGGCGCCGTGGTCGCGAAGATCCGCCGCCTCGCGCCCGACACCACGGTGATCGCGCGCGGCCACCGCCAGGTCGACATCGACTACCTCATGGAGATGGGCGCGAGCCGCGTGTACGTCGGCGTCCACGAGATCTCCGACCTCATGGTCGCGGCAGCGGTAGACCCGGAGGAGCCGGGCGCCTGA
- a CDS encoding NAD(P)/FAD-dependent oxidoreductase — MARVVVLGAGVSGHTAALYLRKRLPREHEVVVVSPNANYNWIPSNIWVGVGKMTTDDVVFPLAPIYKKQGITFVQAKGVALWPEGDANVEPGSDGATAYGTVADASSAKSAVTGEIGLAQAAVDVEHTAAHRAGEIERIRYDYVINATGPKLNFGATAGLGPDNGYTVSVCTPSHATEAHARLDELIAECKGGAKKTAVIGVGHGTCTCEGAAFEYTFNVEHQLREAGVRDNVELIYLTNENELGDFGVGGMQFDQNGYRTTSQLWTESLYRERDVKAITGAAVTSVEPGVIHYDQLDGSHNDLEFDFAMLLPPFKGNDWKAYGADGADITDTVFAPSGFMKVDADYSKKAYEEWSAKDWPRTYQNPTYKNMFAVGIAFAPPHQISKPRATPDGVPVAPSPPRTGMPSGTMGKVVAFTIADMITKGATEPTHSASMSEMAAACVASAGTGFRKGTAAAMTMSPVVPDWEKYPETGRNLKETMGEIGLAGHWVKRMLHTLFIYKAKVKPGWTWIPE; from the coding sequence ATGGCCCGCGTGGTCGTACTCGGAGCCGGTGTATCCGGCCACACTGCCGCCCTCTACCTGCGTAAACGACTCCCGCGTGAGCACGAGGTCGTCGTCGTCTCGCCCAACGCCAACTACAACTGGATCCCGTCCAACATCTGGGTCGGGGTCGGCAAGATGACGACCGACGACGTCGTCTTCCCGCTCGCCCCGATCTACAAGAAGCAGGGCATCACATTCGTCCAGGCCAAGGGCGTCGCCCTGTGGCCCGAGGGCGACGCGAACGTCGAGCCCGGCTCGGACGGAGCGACCGCGTACGGCACCGTCGCCGACGCATCGTCCGCGAAGTCCGCGGTGACCGGCGAGATCGGACTCGCCCAGGCGGCCGTCGACGTCGAGCACACCGCCGCGCACCGCGCGGGCGAGATCGAGCGCATCCGCTACGACTACGTCATCAACGCGACCGGCCCCAAGCTCAACTTCGGCGCGACCGCGGGACTCGGCCCCGACAACGGCTACACAGTGTCGGTCTGCACCCCGAGCCACGCGACCGAGGCACACGCGCGGCTCGACGAGCTCATCGCCGAGTGCAAGGGCGGCGCGAAGAAGACGGCCGTCATCGGCGTCGGCCACGGCACGTGCACGTGCGAGGGCGCGGCGTTCGAGTACACGTTCAATGTCGAGCACCAGCTGCGCGAGGCGGGGGTGCGAGACAACGTCGAGCTGATCTACCTGACCAACGAGAACGAGCTCGGCGACTTCGGCGTAGGCGGCATGCAGTTCGACCAGAACGGCTACCGCACCACGAGCCAGCTGTGGACCGAGTCGCTGTACCGCGAGCGCGATGTCAAAGCGATCACGGGCGCGGCGGTGACGAGCGTCGAGCCCGGCGTCATCCACTACGACCAGCTCGACGGCTCGCACAACGACCTCGAGTTCGACTTCGCGATGCTGCTGCCGCCGTTCAAGGGCAACGACTGGAAGGCCTACGGGGCCGACGGCGCCGACATCACCGACACGGTCTTCGCGCCGTCGGGCTTCATGAAGGTCGACGCGGACTACTCCAAGAAGGCCTACGAGGAGTGGAGCGCCAAGGACTGGCCCCGCACCTACCAGAACCCCACGTACAAGAACATGTTCGCGGTGGGCATCGCGTTCGCGCCGCCGCACCAGATCTCCAAGCCGCGCGCGACCCCGGACGGCGTCCCCGTGGCGCCGAGCCCGCCGCGCACCGGCATGCCCTCGGGCACGATGGGCAAGGTCGTCGCGTTCACGATCGCGGACATGATCACCAAGGGCGCGACCGAGCCGACGCACTCCGCGTCGATGTCGGAGATGGCGGCCGCGTGCGTCGCCTCGGCCGGCACCGGCTTCAGGAAGGGCACCGCGGCGGCCATGACCATGAGCCCCGTCGTCCCCGACTGGGAGAAGTACCCGGAGACCGGTCGCAACCTCAAGGAGACGATGGGCGAGATCGGCCTCGCGGGCCACTGGGTGAAGCGCATGCTCCACACGCTGTTCATCTACAAGGCCAAGGTGAAGCCGGGCTGGACCTGGATCCCGGAGTAG
- a CDS encoding phage holin family protein: MVRFILNGVIYLGSAAIGLFVTSLILGDDFQLPIAALLLATVLFAVFQMILGPFIFKMTHKYASALTGGVGLVSTWVALLLTNILVDDFHINGGIATWLAAIVIVWLVTAIATWVLPMFLLKEAVENRKD, encoded by the coding sequence ATGGTGCGATTCATCTTGAACGGGGTCATCTACCTCGGTTCCGCGGCGATCGGTCTGTTCGTGACGTCCCTGATCCTGGGGGACGACTTCCAGCTGCCCATCGCGGCGCTGCTGCTGGCCACCGTGCTGTTCGCGGTGTTCCAGATGATCCTGGGCCCGTTCATCTTCAAGATGACGCACAAGTACGCGTCGGCCCTCACGGGTGGCGTGGGCCTCGTGTCCACGTGGGTGGCGCTCCTGCTCACCAACATCCTCGTCGACGACTTCCACATCAACGGAGGCATCGCCACCTGGCTCGCCGCGATCGTCATCGTCTGGCTGGTCACCGCGATCGCCACCTGGGTCCTCCCCATGTTCCTGCTGAAGGAGGCGGTCGAGAACCGCAAGGACTAG
- a CDS encoding carboxymuconolactone decarboxylase family protein, which translates to MSDVTLRPEFLRMMEGSDGDAGGGLKPGLKAMLRLRCSHINGDSYSVRMHSEELADLGARPDLIAALARPVKLMREDLVTPAQAAALRFAEVLTDYPRGLEIEARKELRQHLSAKAVGLIIEVVAVTNAWNRVTRGAE; encoded by the coding sequence GTGAGCGATGTGACGCTGCGGCCCGAGTTCCTGCGCATGATGGAGGGATCCGACGGCGACGCGGGCGGCGGGCTCAAGCCCGGGCTCAAGGCGATGCTCCGCCTGCGGTGCAGCCACATCAACGGAGACTCGTACTCGGTGCGGATGCACTCGGAGGAGCTTGCGGACCTCGGCGCCCGGCCCGACCTGATCGCGGCGCTCGCGAGGCCGGTCAAGCTGATGCGCGAGGACCTCGTGACTCCCGCCCAGGCCGCGGCGCTGCGCTTCGCGGAGGTCCTCACGGACTATCCGCGCGGGCTCGAGATCGAGGCGCGCAAGGAGCTGCGGCAGCACCTCTCGGCGAAGGCGGTCGGGCTCATCATCGAGGTGGTCGCGGTGACGAACGCCTGGAACCGCGTGACCCGCGGCGCCGAGTAG
- the valS gene encoding valine--tRNA ligase — translation MSPMTSRIPDKATVDGLEDRWNSAWESAGTYRFDASKSREEIYSIDTPPPTVSGSLHVGHVFSYTHTDTVARFQRMSGKEVFYPMGWDDNGLPTERRVQNYYGVRCDPSLPYQEGFEPPHVGGEGKSIKAADQVPISRKNFVELCERLTEEDEKQFEALWRHLGLSVDWSRTYQTISPSSIAVAQQAFLRSLARGEAYQSEAPTLWDVTFRTAVAQAELEDRERPGAYHRLAFEPAADLEEATGSYSAVYIETTRPELLPACVALVAHPDDERYQPLFGKHVRTPLFGVEVPVVPHRLAQPDKGSGIAMICTFGDVTDVVWWRELQLPTRACIGWDGRFLAEAPAAIDTPEGVAAYAELAGKTVFSAQKRIVEMLAEAGIMEGEPKPITHPVKFFEKGDKPLEIVTSRQWYIANGGKDEALRAELVARGEELDFVPSHMGKRYENWVNGLTGDWLISRQRFFGVPIPVWYKLDSEGNPVWDEPVVPTEDMLPVDPSAEPAPGFDESQRGVAGGFIGEKDVMDTWATSSLTPQIVGGWRDNPELFAKVFPMDLRPQGQDIIRTWLFSTVVRAHLEDGVLPWKHAAISGWILDPDRKKMSKSKGNVVTPMGLLEQHGSDAVRYWAASARLGTDAAFDEGQMKIGRRLAMKILNASKFVLGATGIATAANASLEDGVAVSNDVMALPVTEPLDKAMLAALASVVDQATTAYEKYDHTKALEVAETLFWTFCDDYLELVKMRAYDGAAPGEAIDASAGCSPEAGSARAALTLALETFLRLFAPVLPFATEEVWSWFREGSVHHAAWPVAAPLSAAAGASADAGVLPAAGAALSALRKVKSEAKVAQRTEIVSVDVLVPEAQVAAVRAAKADLMSAGKVRAMQIVDSVAALEPGVDGEAPEDGATDEIADTTVVRTENAVLAES, via the coding sequence ATGTCCCCCATGACGTCGCGCATCCCTGACAAGGCCACCGTCGACGGGCTCGAGGACCGCTGGAACTCCGCATGGGAGTCCGCGGGAACGTACCGTTTCGACGCCTCGAAGTCCCGCGAGGAGATCTACTCGATCGACACCCCGCCGCCCACGGTGTCGGGCTCGCTCCACGTGGGTCACGTCTTCAGCTACACGCACACCGACACCGTCGCGCGCTTCCAGCGCATGAGCGGCAAGGAGGTGTTCTACCCGATGGGCTGGGACGACAACGGTCTTCCCACCGAGCGTCGCGTGCAGAACTACTACGGCGTGCGCTGCGACCCGTCGCTTCCGTACCAGGAGGGCTTCGAGCCCCCGCACGTCGGCGGCGAGGGCAAGTCCATCAAGGCCGCGGACCAGGTGCCGATCTCGCGCAAGAACTTCGTCGAGCTGTGTGAGCGCCTCACCGAGGAGGACGAGAAGCAGTTCGAGGCGCTGTGGCGTCACCTCGGCCTGTCCGTCGACTGGTCGCGCACCTACCAGACCATCTCCCCGTCCTCGATCGCGGTCGCGCAGCAGGCGTTCCTGCGCTCGCTCGCGCGCGGTGAGGCCTACCAGTCCGAGGCCCCGACCCTGTGGGACGTCACGTTCCGCACCGCGGTCGCGCAGGCCGAGCTCGAGGACCGCGAGCGTCCCGGCGCGTACCACCGCCTGGCTTTCGAGCCCGCGGCGGACCTCGAGGAGGCCACCGGCTCGTACAGCGCGGTCTACATCGAGACGACGCGCCCCGAGCTGCTCCCCGCGTGTGTCGCCCTGGTCGCGCACCCGGACGACGAGCGCTACCAGCCGCTGTTCGGCAAGCACGTCCGCACCCCGCTGTTCGGCGTCGAGGTGCCGGTCGTGCCGCATCGTCTCGCGCAGCCCGACAAGGGCTCCGGCATCGCGATGATCTGCACCTTCGGTGACGTCACCGACGTCGTGTGGTGGCGCGAGCTCCAGCTGCCCACCCGCGCGTGCATCGGCTGGGACGGCCGTTTCCTCGCCGAGGCGCCCGCTGCGATCGACACCCCCGAGGGCGTCGCCGCGTACGCCGAGCTCGCCGGCAAGACCGTGTTCTCCGCCCAGAAGCGCATCGTCGAGATGCTCGCCGAGGCCGGGATCATGGAGGGCGAGCCCAAGCCCATCACGCACCCCGTGAAGTTCTTCGAGAAGGGCGACAAGCCGCTCGAGATCGTCACCTCGCGCCAGTGGTACATCGCCAACGGCGGCAAGGACGAGGCGCTGCGCGCCGAGCTCGTGGCCCGCGGCGAGGAGCTCGACTTCGTGCCCTCGCACATGGGCAAGCGCTACGAGAACTGGGTCAACGGCCTCACCGGCGACTGGCTGATCTCGCGTCAGCGCTTCTTCGGCGTGCCGATCCCCGTCTGGTACAAGCTCGACTCCGAGGGCAACCCCGTGTGGGACGAGCCCGTGGTGCCGACCGAGGACATGCTCCCCGTCGACCCGTCCGCCGAGCCCGCGCCCGGCTTCGACGAGTCGCAGCGCGGCGTCGCCGGCGGCTTCATCGGCGAGAAGGACGTCATGGACACGTGGGCGACGTCGTCGCTCACGCCGCAGATCGTCGGCGGCTGGCGCGACAACCCCGAGCTGTTCGCGAAGGTCTTCCCCATGGATCTGCGCCCCCAGGGCCAGGACATCATCCGCACGTGGCTGTTCTCGACCGTCGTGCGCGCGCACCTCGAGGACGGCGTGCTCCCGTGGAAGCACGCGGCCATCTCGGGCTGGATCCTCGACCCCGACCGCAAGAAGATGTCGAAGTCCAAGGGCAATGTCGTCACGCCGATGGGCCTGCTCGAGCAGCACGGCTCGGACGCGGTGCGATACTGGGCGGCCTCCGCACGCCTGGGCACCGACGCGGCGTTCGACGAGGGCCAGATGAAGATCGGCCGTCGCCTCGCGATGAAGATCCTCAACGCCTCGAAGTTCGTCCTCGGCGCGACCGGCATCGCGACCGCCGCCAACGCGTCGCTCGAGGACGGCGTCGCGGTCTCGAACGACGTGATGGCGCTGCCCGTCACTGAGCCGCTCGACAAGGCGATGCTCGCCGCGCTGGCGTCCGTCGTCGACCAGGCGACCACCGCGTACGAGAAGTACGACCACACGAAGGCTCTCGAGGTCGCAGAGACGCTCTTCTGGACGTTCTGCGACGACTACCTCGAGCTCGTCAAGATGCGTGCGTACGACGGCGCGGCGCCGGGCGAGGCGATCGACGCCTCGGCGGGCTGCTCGCCCGAGGCGGGTTCCGCTCGGGCGGCGCTCACCCTCGCGCTCGAGACGTTCCTGCGCCTGTTCGCGCCGGTGCTGCCGTTCGCGACCGAGGAGGTGTGGTCGTGGTTCCGCGAGGGCTCGGTGCACCACGCCGCGTGGCCGGTCGCCGCTCCCCTGTCGGCCGCCGCTGGCGCTTCCGCGGATGCGGGCGTCCTGCCTGCCGCTGGTGCCGCGCTGTCCGCGCTGCGCAAGGTGAAGTCCGAGGCGAAGGTCGCGCAGCGCACCGAGATCGTGTCGGTCGACGTGCTCGTGCCCGAGGCGCAGGTCGCCGCGGTGCGTGCGGCGAAGGCCGACCTGATGTCGGCGGGCAAGGTCCGCGCGATGCAGATCGTCGACTCGGTGGCCGCGCTCGAGCCCGGCGTGGACGGCGAGGCGCCCGAGGACGGCGCGACCGACGAGATCGCCGACACCACGGTGGTCCGCACGGAGAACGCGGTCCTGGCGGAGTCCTGA